Proteins co-encoded in one Siniperca chuatsi isolate FFG_IHB_CAS linkage group LG11, ASM2008510v1, whole genome shotgun sequence genomic window:
- the LOC122884585 gene encoding vinculin-like isoform X7, which yields MPVFHTKTIESILEPVAQQISHLVIMHEEGEVDGKAIPDLTVPVAAVQAAVSNLVRVGKETVQTTEDQVMKRDMPPAFIKVENSSSKLVQAAQMLKADPYSVPARDYLIDGSRGILSGTSDLLLTFDEAEVRKIIRVCKGILEYLTVAEVVETMEDLITYTKNLGPGMTKMSKMIEERQQELTHQEHRQMLVSSMNTVKEVLPVLISAIKIFVATKSSQGAGVEEAERNRRFTFEKMSTEINEIIRVLQLTTWDEDAWANKDMEALRRSLALIESKMAQAKSWLKDPHGQPGDPGEVALRVILDEAGKVGELCAGKERKDILATTKALGQMTDQIADLRARGQGPTPGCVQRAGQCSQGLDLLFGKVDSAARRLEALINAKQAIARRLDAAQAWLADPNGGPEGEENIRALLAEAKRIADLCEDRKERDDILRSISEIAGLTARLVELRKQGKGDSPEARALAKQIGAALLTLQSKTNRAVANMRPAKPAVTLEGKMEQALRWVSNPGVDDRGVGQAAIRGMVGEGRRLAGGLLGPYRQDMIGRSDRTEALMTSLADMAGRGEAEAPHARAIAAQLQDSLKDLRQHMQEVMTQEVSDIFSDTTTPIKLLAVAATAPPDAPNREEVFEERAGNFEAHAGRLGATAEKAAAVGTANKSTVEGIHAAVKHARELTPQVTSAARILLKNPGNKAAYEHFDTMKNQWIDNVERLTGLVDEAIDTKSLLDASEEAIKKDIDKCRVAMANVQPQMLVAGATSIARRANRVLLVAKREVENSEDPRFRDTVKHASDILSHTISPMVMDAKAVAGNIQDKALQKAYLDSCLRILASVGKVREAFQPQEPDFPPPPPDLDQLHVSDEQAPPKPPLPEGEVPPPRPPPPEEKDEEFPEQKVGEVLSEPMMVAARQLHDEARKWSSKPEDEEAVEEREVDDEDEFTDGEDDYEPELLMMPSNQPVNQPILAAAQSLHQEARKWSSKGNDIIAAAKRMALLMAEMSRLVRGGSGNKRALIQCAKDIAKASDEVTRLAKEVAKQCTDRRIRTNLLQVCERIPTISTQLKILSTVKATMLGRTNISEEESEQATDMLVHNAQNLMQSVKETVREAEAASIKIRTDAGCTLRWVRKTPWYQ from the exons GGTGGAGAACTCAAGCTCCAAGCTCGTCCAGGCGGCTCAGATGCTAAAGGCAGATCCATACTCTGTTCCTGCACGCGATTACCTGATCGATGGATCCAGAGGGATACTGTCTGGAACCTCCGACCTGCTCCTCACCTTTGATGAAgccgag GTGCGTAAGATAATTCGCGTGTGTAAAGGTATCCTAGAGTATCTGACAGTAGCTGAGGTGGTGGAGACCATGGAGGACCTCATCACTTACACCAAGAACCTGGGACCAG ggatgaccaaaatgtcaaagatgaTTGAGGAAAGGCAGCAAGAGCTGACGCACCAAGAACACAGACAGATGCTAGTCAGCTCCATGAACACTGTCAAAGAGGTGCTGCCTGTTCTTATatcag CTATAAAGATTTTTGTCGCAACCAAGAGCAGTCAAGGTGCTGGCGttgaggaggcagagagaaacagaagattCACCTTTGAAAAGATGAGCACTGAAATCAACGAGATCATAAGAGTCTTACAGCTCACCACGTGGGACGAAGACGCCTGGGCCAATAAG GATATGGAGGCTTTGAGGAGATCTCTGGCTTTGATTGAATCGAAGATGGCACAAGCTAAAAGCTGGCTCAAAGACCCCCATGGACAACCAg GAGACCCCGGTGAGGTTGCCCTGCGTGTGATACTGGATGAAGCTGGTAAGGTGGGAGAGCTGTGTGCtgggaaggagaggaaagataTACTGGCAACCACTAAGGCTCTGGGACAAATGACTGACCAGATTGCAGATCTACGAGCCAg AGGCCAGGGCCCGACCCCAGGGTGCGTGCAGCGTGCAGGCCAGTGCTCACAGGGCTTAGACTTGTTATTTGGCAAAGTGGACAGTGCTGCCCGCAGATTGGAGGCTCTAATCAATGCCAAGCAGGCCATTGCCAGGAGGCTGGACGCTGCacag GCCTGGCTGGCTGATCCTAACGGCGGTCCTGAGGGGGAAGAGAACATCAGAGCGCTACTGGCAGAGGCCAAACGCATCGCTGATCTCTGTGAAGACCGCAAAGAAAGGGATGACATCCTGCGCTCCATCAGTGAGATTGCAGGCCTCACCGCCAGACTTGTAGAGCTACGCAAACA GGGTAAAGGTGACAGCCCAGAGGCTCGTGCATTGGCAAAGCAGATTGGGGCAGCGCTGCTGACCCTGCAGTCCAAAACAAACCGGGCCGTGGCCAACATGAGACCAGCCAAACCTGCCGTCACCTTGGAGGGCAAAATGGAGCAGGCCCTCCGCTGGGTGAGCAACCCTGGAGTGGATGACAGAGGAGTAG GTCAGGCAGCGATCAGAGGAATGGTTGGAGAAGGGAGGAGGCTGGCAGGAGGCCTGTTAGGCCCGTATCGACAGGATATGATTGGACGCTCTGACCGAACAGAGGCTCTAATGACATCTTTGGCAGACATGGCCGGCAGGGGCGAGGCTGAGGCTCCTCATGCGCGAGCTATAGCCGCACAACTACAGGACAGCCTCAAG GACCTGAGGCAGCACATGCAGGAGGTGATGACCCAGGAAGTATCTGACATTTTCAGCGACACCACCACCCCTATCAAACTGCTGGCAGTGGCTGCAACTGCTCCCCCTGATGCCCCCAACAGAGAGGAG GTTTTTGAAGAGCGCGCAGGGAACTTCGAGGCCCACGCAGGTCGGCTGGGGGCGACCGCAGAGAAGGCTGCTGCCGTGGGAACAGCCAATAAGAGCACAGTAGAGGGCATACATGCTGCTGTGAAACATGCCAGGGAGCTCACACCACAG GTAACCTCTGCTGCTCGGATCTTGTTGAAGAATCCTGGAAATAAAGCAGCGTATGAGCACTTTGACACCATGAAGAACCAGTGGATTGACAATGTGGAGAGACTCACTG GTCTGGTGGATGAGGCCATCGACACCAAATCTCTGTTAGATGCTTCTGAGGAGGCTATAAAGAAAGACATCGATAAGTGCAGAGTTGCCATGGCAAATGTTCAGCCCCAAATGCTTGTTGCCGGGGCAACAAGCATAGCAAGACGAGCTAATCGGGTCCTGTTGGTGGCTAAGAGGGAAGTGGAGAACTCTGAAGATCCGCGGTTCAGAGACACCGTGAAACATGCGTCAGACATCCTCTCACACACCATCTCACCCATGGTGATGGATGCTAAGGCAGTGGCTGGGAACATACAAGACAAAG CTCTGCAAAAGGCCTATTTGGACTCCTGTCTGAGGATCCTGGCTTCAGTCGGAAAAGTTAGAGAAGCCTTCCAACCGCAGGAGCCTGACttccctcctccaccacctgaCCTGGACCAGCTCCAT GTTAGTGATGAGCAGGCACCACCCAAGCCCCCCTTGCCAGAGGGCGAGGTGCCCCCGCCTCGGCCCCCTCCTCCAGAAGAGAAGGATGAGGAGTTCCCAGAGCAGAAGGTTGGAGAGGTGCTTAGTGAGCCCATGATGGTGGCCGCCAGGCAGCTACATGATGAGGCCCGCAAGTGGTCCAGCAAG CCTGAGGATGAGGAGGCAGTAGAGGAGAGGGAGgtagatgatgaagatgagttTACTGATGGTGAGGATGACTATGAGCCAGAACTGCTGATGATGCCCTCCAACCAGCCTGTCAATCAACCCATTCTGGCAGCTGCCCAGTCTCTCCACCAGGAGGCGCGCAAGTGGTCCAGCAAG GGTAATGACATCATAGCAGCAGCCAAGCGGATGGCTCTGCTTATGGCAGAAATGTCTCGACTGGTGCGTGGTGGAAGCGGGAACAAACGAGCACTGATTCAGTGTGCTAAGGACATCGCCAAGGCCTCAGATGAGGTGACGAGACTGGCTAAAGAGGTGGCCAAGCAGTGCACTGACAGACGCATCAGAACTAATCTGCTACAG GTGTGTGAACGAATCCCTACCATCAGTACTCAGCTGAAGATCCTCTCTACTGTCAAAGCCACCATGCTGGGACGAACAAATATTAGTGAAGAGGAATCAGAGCAG GCCACAGATATGTTGGTCCATAACGCCCAGAACCTGATGCAGTCAGTGAAGGAGACTGTCAGAGAAGCAGAGGCAGCCTCCATCAAGATCCGCACAGATGCAGGATGCACCCTTCGCTGGGTGCGCAAGACCCCCTGGTACCAATAA
- the LOC122884585 gene encoding vinculin-like isoform X4 — protein MPVFHTKTIESILEPVAQQISHLVIMHEEGEVDGKAIPDLTVPVAAVQAAVSNLVRVGKETVQTTEDQVMKRDMPPAFIKVENSSSKLVQAAQMLKADPYSVPARDYLIDGSRGILSGTSDLLLTFDEAEVRKIIRVCKGILEYLTVAEVVETMEDLITYTKNLGPGMTKMSKMIEERQQELTHQEHRQMLVSSMNTVKEVLPVLISAIKIFVATKSSQGAGVEEAERNRRFTFEKMSTEINEIIRVLQLTTWDEDAWANKKDMEALRRSLALIESKMAQAKSWLKDPHGQPGDPGEVALRVILDEAGKVGELCAGKERKDILATTKALGQMTDQIADLRARGQGPTPGCVQRAGQCSQGLDLLFGKVDSAARRLEALINAKQAIARRLDAAQAWLADPNGGPEGEENIRALLAEAKRIADLCEDRKERDDILRSISEIAGLTARLVELRKQGKGDSPEARALAKQIGAALLTLQSKTNRAVANMRPAKPAVTLEGKMEQALRWVSNPGVDDRGVECEILQWNTGQAAIRGMVGEGRRLAGGLLGPYRQDMIGRSDRTEALMTSLADMAGRGEAEAPHARAIAAQLQDSLKDLRQHMQEVMTQEVSDIFSDTTTPIKLLAVAATAPPDAPNREEVFEERAGNFEAHAGRLGATAEKAAAVGTANKSTVEGIHAAVKHARELTPQVTSAARILLKNPGNKAAYEHFDTMKNQWIDNVERLTGLVDEAIDTKSLLDASEEAIKKDIDKCRVAMANVQPQMLVAGATSIARRANRVLLVAKREVENSEDPRFRDTVKHASDILSHTISPMVMDAKAVAGNIQDKALQKAYLDSCLRILASVGKVREAFQPQEPDFPPPPPDLDQLHVSDEQAPPKPPLPEGEVPPPRPPPPEEKDEEFPEQKVGEVLSEPMMVAARQLHDEARKWSSKPEDEEAVEEREVDDEDEFTDGEDDYEPELLMMPSNQPVNQPILAAAQSLHQEARKWSSKGNDIIAAAKRMALLMAEMSRLVRGGSGNKRALIQCAKDIAKASDEVTRLAKEVAKQCTDRRIRTNLLQVCERIPTISTQLKILSTVKATMLGRTNISEEESEQATDMLVHNAQNLMQSVKETVREAEAASIKIRTDAGCTLRWVRKTPWYQ, from the exons GGTGGAGAACTCAAGCTCCAAGCTCGTCCAGGCGGCTCAGATGCTAAAGGCAGATCCATACTCTGTTCCTGCACGCGATTACCTGATCGATGGATCCAGAGGGATACTGTCTGGAACCTCCGACCTGCTCCTCACCTTTGATGAAgccgag GTGCGTAAGATAATTCGCGTGTGTAAAGGTATCCTAGAGTATCTGACAGTAGCTGAGGTGGTGGAGACCATGGAGGACCTCATCACTTACACCAAGAACCTGGGACCAG ggatgaccaaaatgtcaaagatgaTTGAGGAAAGGCAGCAAGAGCTGACGCACCAAGAACACAGACAGATGCTAGTCAGCTCCATGAACACTGTCAAAGAGGTGCTGCCTGTTCTTATatcag CTATAAAGATTTTTGTCGCAACCAAGAGCAGTCAAGGTGCTGGCGttgaggaggcagagagaaacagaagattCACCTTTGAAAAGATGAGCACTGAAATCAACGAGATCATAAGAGTCTTACAGCTCACCACGTGGGACGAAGACGCCTGGGCCAATAAG AAg GATATGGAGGCTTTGAGGAGATCTCTGGCTTTGATTGAATCGAAGATGGCACAAGCTAAAAGCTGGCTCAAAGACCCCCATGGACAACCAg GAGACCCCGGTGAGGTTGCCCTGCGTGTGATACTGGATGAAGCTGGTAAGGTGGGAGAGCTGTGTGCtgggaaggagaggaaagataTACTGGCAACCACTAAGGCTCTGGGACAAATGACTGACCAGATTGCAGATCTACGAGCCAg AGGCCAGGGCCCGACCCCAGGGTGCGTGCAGCGTGCAGGCCAGTGCTCACAGGGCTTAGACTTGTTATTTGGCAAAGTGGACAGTGCTGCCCGCAGATTGGAGGCTCTAATCAATGCCAAGCAGGCCATTGCCAGGAGGCTGGACGCTGCacag GCCTGGCTGGCTGATCCTAACGGCGGTCCTGAGGGGGAAGAGAACATCAGAGCGCTACTGGCAGAGGCCAAACGCATCGCTGATCTCTGTGAAGACCGCAAAGAAAGGGATGACATCCTGCGCTCCATCAGTGAGATTGCAGGCCTCACCGCCAGACTTGTAGAGCTACGCAAACA GGGTAAAGGTGACAGCCCAGAGGCTCGTGCATTGGCAAAGCAGATTGGGGCAGCGCTGCTGACCCTGCAGTCCAAAACAAACCGGGCCGTGGCCAACATGAGACCAGCCAAACCTGCCGTCACCTTGGAGGGCAAAATGGAGCAGGCCCTCCGCTGGGTGAGCAACCCTGGAGTGGATGACAGAGGAGTAG AGTGTGAGATACTACAGTGGAACACAG GTCAGGCAGCGATCAGAGGAATGGTTGGAGAAGGGAGGAGGCTGGCAGGAGGCCTGTTAGGCCCGTATCGACAGGATATGATTGGACGCTCTGACCGAACAGAGGCTCTAATGACATCTTTGGCAGACATGGCCGGCAGGGGCGAGGCTGAGGCTCCTCATGCGCGAGCTATAGCCGCACAACTACAGGACAGCCTCAAG GACCTGAGGCAGCACATGCAGGAGGTGATGACCCAGGAAGTATCTGACATTTTCAGCGACACCACCACCCCTATCAAACTGCTGGCAGTGGCTGCAACTGCTCCCCCTGATGCCCCCAACAGAGAGGAG GTTTTTGAAGAGCGCGCAGGGAACTTCGAGGCCCACGCAGGTCGGCTGGGGGCGACCGCAGAGAAGGCTGCTGCCGTGGGAACAGCCAATAAGAGCACAGTAGAGGGCATACATGCTGCTGTGAAACATGCCAGGGAGCTCACACCACAG GTAACCTCTGCTGCTCGGATCTTGTTGAAGAATCCTGGAAATAAAGCAGCGTATGAGCACTTTGACACCATGAAGAACCAGTGGATTGACAATGTGGAGAGACTCACTG GTCTGGTGGATGAGGCCATCGACACCAAATCTCTGTTAGATGCTTCTGAGGAGGCTATAAAGAAAGACATCGATAAGTGCAGAGTTGCCATGGCAAATGTTCAGCCCCAAATGCTTGTTGCCGGGGCAACAAGCATAGCAAGACGAGCTAATCGGGTCCTGTTGGTGGCTAAGAGGGAAGTGGAGAACTCTGAAGATCCGCGGTTCAGAGACACCGTGAAACATGCGTCAGACATCCTCTCACACACCATCTCACCCATGGTGATGGATGCTAAGGCAGTGGCTGGGAACATACAAGACAAAG CTCTGCAAAAGGCCTATTTGGACTCCTGTCTGAGGATCCTGGCTTCAGTCGGAAAAGTTAGAGAAGCCTTCCAACCGCAGGAGCCTGACttccctcctccaccacctgaCCTGGACCAGCTCCAT GTTAGTGATGAGCAGGCACCACCCAAGCCCCCCTTGCCAGAGGGCGAGGTGCCCCCGCCTCGGCCCCCTCCTCCAGAAGAGAAGGATGAGGAGTTCCCAGAGCAGAAGGTTGGAGAGGTGCTTAGTGAGCCCATGATGGTGGCCGCCAGGCAGCTACATGATGAGGCCCGCAAGTGGTCCAGCAAG CCTGAGGATGAGGAGGCAGTAGAGGAGAGGGAGgtagatgatgaagatgagttTACTGATGGTGAGGATGACTATGAGCCAGAACTGCTGATGATGCCCTCCAACCAGCCTGTCAATCAACCCATTCTGGCAGCTGCCCAGTCTCTCCACCAGGAGGCGCGCAAGTGGTCCAGCAAG GGTAATGACATCATAGCAGCAGCCAAGCGGATGGCTCTGCTTATGGCAGAAATGTCTCGACTGGTGCGTGGTGGAAGCGGGAACAAACGAGCACTGATTCAGTGTGCTAAGGACATCGCCAAGGCCTCAGATGAGGTGACGAGACTGGCTAAAGAGGTGGCCAAGCAGTGCACTGACAGACGCATCAGAACTAATCTGCTACAG GTGTGTGAACGAATCCCTACCATCAGTACTCAGCTGAAGATCCTCTCTACTGTCAAAGCCACCATGCTGGGACGAACAAATATTAGTGAAGAGGAATCAGAGCAG GCCACAGATATGTTGGTCCATAACGCCCAGAACCTGATGCAGTCAGTGAAGGAGACTGTCAGAGAAGCAGAGGCAGCCTCCATCAAGATCCGCACAGATGCAGGATGCACCCTTCGCTGGGTGCGCAAGACCCCCTGGTACCAATAA
- the LOC122884585 gene encoding vinculin-like isoform X5, translated as MPVFHTKTIESILEPVAQQISHLVIMHEEGEVDGKAIPDLTVPVAAVQAAVSNLVRVGKETVQTTEDQVMKRDMPPAFIKVENSSSKLVQAAQMLKADPYSVPARDYLIDGSRGILSGTSDLLLTFDEAEVRKIIRVCKGILEYLTVAEVVETMEDLITYTKNLGPGMTKMSKMIEERQQELTHQEHRQMLVSSMNTVKEVLPVLISAIKIFVATKSSQGAGVEEAERNRRFTFEKMSTEINEIIRVLQLTTWDEDAWANKDMEALRRSLALIESKMAQAKSWLKDPHGQPGDPGEVALRVILDEAGKVGELCAGKERKDILATTKALGQMTDQIADLRARGQGPTPGCVQRAGQCSQGLDLLFGKVDSAARRLEALINAKQAIARRLDAAQAWLADPNGGPEGEENIRALLAEAKRIADLCEDRKERDDILRSISEIAGLTARLVELRKQGKGDSPEARALAKQIGAALLTLQSKTNRAVANMRPAKPAVTLEGKMEQALRWVSNPGVDDRGVECEILQWNTGQAAIRGMVGEGRRLAGGLLGPYRQDMIGRSDRTEALMTSLADMAGRGEAEAPHARAIAAQLQDSLKDLRQHMQEVMTQEVSDIFSDTTTPIKLLAVAATAPPDAPNREEVFEERAGNFEAHAGRLGATAEKAAAVGTANKSTVEGIHAAVKHARELTPQVTSAARILLKNPGNKAAYEHFDTMKNQWIDNVERLTGLVDEAIDTKSLLDASEEAIKKDIDKCRVAMANVQPQMLVAGATSIARRANRVLLVAKREVENSEDPRFRDTVKHASDILSHTISPMVMDAKAVAGNIQDKALQKAYLDSCLRILASVGKVREAFQPQEPDFPPPPPDLDQLHVSDEQAPPKPPLPEGEVPPPRPPPPEEKDEEFPEQKVGEVLSEPMMVAARQLHDEARKWSSKPEDEEAVEEREVDDEDEFTDGEDDYEPELLMMPSNQPVNQPILAAAQSLHQEARKWSSKGNDIIAAAKRMALLMAEMSRLVRGGSGNKRALIQCAKDIAKASDEVTRLAKEVAKQCTDRRIRTNLLQVCERIPTISTQLKILSTVKATMLGRTNISEEESEQATDMLVHNAQNLMQSVKETVREAEAASIKIRTDAGCTLRWVRKTPWYQ; from the exons GGTGGAGAACTCAAGCTCCAAGCTCGTCCAGGCGGCTCAGATGCTAAAGGCAGATCCATACTCTGTTCCTGCACGCGATTACCTGATCGATGGATCCAGAGGGATACTGTCTGGAACCTCCGACCTGCTCCTCACCTTTGATGAAgccgag GTGCGTAAGATAATTCGCGTGTGTAAAGGTATCCTAGAGTATCTGACAGTAGCTGAGGTGGTGGAGACCATGGAGGACCTCATCACTTACACCAAGAACCTGGGACCAG ggatgaccaaaatgtcaaagatgaTTGAGGAAAGGCAGCAAGAGCTGACGCACCAAGAACACAGACAGATGCTAGTCAGCTCCATGAACACTGTCAAAGAGGTGCTGCCTGTTCTTATatcag CTATAAAGATTTTTGTCGCAACCAAGAGCAGTCAAGGTGCTGGCGttgaggaggcagagagaaacagaagattCACCTTTGAAAAGATGAGCACTGAAATCAACGAGATCATAAGAGTCTTACAGCTCACCACGTGGGACGAAGACGCCTGGGCCAATAAG GATATGGAGGCTTTGAGGAGATCTCTGGCTTTGATTGAATCGAAGATGGCACAAGCTAAAAGCTGGCTCAAAGACCCCCATGGACAACCAg GAGACCCCGGTGAGGTTGCCCTGCGTGTGATACTGGATGAAGCTGGTAAGGTGGGAGAGCTGTGTGCtgggaaggagaggaaagataTACTGGCAACCACTAAGGCTCTGGGACAAATGACTGACCAGATTGCAGATCTACGAGCCAg AGGCCAGGGCCCGACCCCAGGGTGCGTGCAGCGTGCAGGCCAGTGCTCACAGGGCTTAGACTTGTTATTTGGCAAAGTGGACAGTGCTGCCCGCAGATTGGAGGCTCTAATCAATGCCAAGCAGGCCATTGCCAGGAGGCTGGACGCTGCacag GCCTGGCTGGCTGATCCTAACGGCGGTCCTGAGGGGGAAGAGAACATCAGAGCGCTACTGGCAGAGGCCAAACGCATCGCTGATCTCTGTGAAGACCGCAAAGAAAGGGATGACATCCTGCGCTCCATCAGTGAGATTGCAGGCCTCACCGCCAGACTTGTAGAGCTACGCAAACA GGGTAAAGGTGACAGCCCAGAGGCTCGTGCATTGGCAAAGCAGATTGGGGCAGCGCTGCTGACCCTGCAGTCCAAAACAAACCGGGCCGTGGCCAACATGAGACCAGCCAAACCTGCCGTCACCTTGGAGGGCAAAATGGAGCAGGCCCTCCGCTGGGTGAGCAACCCTGGAGTGGATGACAGAGGAGTAG AGTGTGAGATACTACAGTGGAACACAG GTCAGGCAGCGATCAGAGGAATGGTTGGAGAAGGGAGGAGGCTGGCAGGAGGCCTGTTAGGCCCGTATCGACAGGATATGATTGGACGCTCTGACCGAACAGAGGCTCTAATGACATCTTTGGCAGACATGGCCGGCAGGGGCGAGGCTGAGGCTCCTCATGCGCGAGCTATAGCCGCACAACTACAGGACAGCCTCAAG GACCTGAGGCAGCACATGCAGGAGGTGATGACCCAGGAAGTATCTGACATTTTCAGCGACACCACCACCCCTATCAAACTGCTGGCAGTGGCTGCAACTGCTCCCCCTGATGCCCCCAACAGAGAGGAG GTTTTTGAAGAGCGCGCAGGGAACTTCGAGGCCCACGCAGGTCGGCTGGGGGCGACCGCAGAGAAGGCTGCTGCCGTGGGAACAGCCAATAAGAGCACAGTAGAGGGCATACATGCTGCTGTGAAACATGCCAGGGAGCTCACACCACAG GTAACCTCTGCTGCTCGGATCTTGTTGAAGAATCCTGGAAATAAAGCAGCGTATGAGCACTTTGACACCATGAAGAACCAGTGGATTGACAATGTGGAGAGACTCACTG GTCTGGTGGATGAGGCCATCGACACCAAATCTCTGTTAGATGCTTCTGAGGAGGCTATAAAGAAAGACATCGATAAGTGCAGAGTTGCCATGGCAAATGTTCAGCCCCAAATGCTTGTTGCCGGGGCAACAAGCATAGCAAGACGAGCTAATCGGGTCCTGTTGGTGGCTAAGAGGGAAGTGGAGAACTCTGAAGATCCGCGGTTCAGAGACACCGTGAAACATGCGTCAGACATCCTCTCACACACCATCTCACCCATGGTGATGGATGCTAAGGCAGTGGCTGGGAACATACAAGACAAAG CTCTGCAAAAGGCCTATTTGGACTCCTGTCTGAGGATCCTGGCTTCAGTCGGAAAAGTTAGAGAAGCCTTCCAACCGCAGGAGCCTGACttccctcctccaccacctgaCCTGGACCAGCTCCAT GTTAGTGATGAGCAGGCACCACCCAAGCCCCCCTTGCCAGAGGGCGAGGTGCCCCCGCCTCGGCCCCCTCCTCCAGAAGAGAAGGATGAGGAGTTCCCAGAGCAGAAGGTTGGAGAGGTGCTTAGTGAGCCCATGATGGTGGCCGCCAGGCAGCTACATGATGAGGCCCGCAAGTGGTCCAGCAAG CCTGAGGATGAGGAGGCAGTAGAGGAGAGGGAGgtagatgatgaagatgagttTACTGATGGTGAGGATGACTATGAGCCAGAACTGCTGATGATGCCCTCCAACCAGCCTGTCAATCAACCCATTCTGGCAGCTGCCCAGTCTCTCCACCAGGAGGCGCGCAAGTGGTCCAGCAAG GGTAATGACATCATAGCAGCAGCCAAGCGGATGGCTCTGCTTATGGCAGAAATGTCTCGACTGGTGCGTGGTGGAAGCGGGAACAAACGAGCACTGATTCAGTGTGCTAAGGACATCGCCAAGGCCTCAGATGAGGTGACGAGACTGGCTAAAGAGGTGGCCAAGCAGTGCACTGACAGACGCATCAGAACTAATCTGCTACAG GTGTGTGAACGAATCCCTACCATCAGTACTCAGCTGAAGATCCTCTCTACTGTCAAAGCCACCATGCTGGGACGAACAAATATTAGTGAAGAGGAATCAGAGCAG GCCACAGATATGTTGGTCCATAACGCCCAGAACCTGATGCAGTCAGTGAAGGAGACTGTCAGAGAAGCAGAGGCAGCCTCCATCAAGATCCGCACAGATGCAGGATGCACCCTTCGCTGGGTGCGCAAGACCCCCTGGTACCAATAA